One genomic window of Xanthobacter dioxanivorans includes the following:
- a CDS encoding ABC transporter ATP-binding protein, protein MATLPLLAVEDLSVAFRRDGETALAVKNVSFQLAKGETLALVGESGSGKSVTALSILKLLNYPAASHPSGRILFEGKDLLTVPERDLRAVRGNRITMVFQEPMSSLNPLHTIEQQVGEMLTLHRGMGAAAARARTLELLAEVGIPQPETRLSAYPHQLSGGQRQRVMIAMALANEPDLLIADEPTTALDVTVQAQILKLLKELQARLGMAMLFITHDLHIVRKIADRVCVMQRGEIVEQGGAEETFLHPRHPYTKALLKAEPKPDPAPTSPDAPIVVEASDLKVHFPIKRGILRKTVGFVKAVDGVSIAIRRGETLGVVGESGSGKTTLGLALLRLISSKGPVTFLGRRIDGLSFKGMRPLRSDMQIVFQDPYGALSPRMSVADIVGEGLLVHQRGLSAAERDARVVAALADVGLDTSSRHRYPHEFSGGQRQRISIARAMALEPSFVVLDEPTSALDMIVQAQIVDLLRALQRKRDLTFMFISHDLRVVSALASRILVMRDGKMVEEGAAREVFERPREAYTRALFAAAFDLETAGQGVVRQ, encoded by the coding sequence ATGGCCACCCTTCCCCTCCTTGCCGTCGAAGACCTCTCCGTCGCCTTCCGCCGGGATGGCGAGACGGCTCTGGCGGTGAAGAACGTCTCCTTCCAGCTCGCCAAGGGGGAGACGCTGGCGCTGGTGGGCGAATCCGGCTCCGGCAAGTCGGTCACGGCGCTCTCCATCCTGAAGCTGCTGAACTATCCCGCCGCCAGCCATCCCTCGGGGCGGATCCTGTTCGAGGGGAAGGACCTGCTCACCGTGCCCGAGCGGGACTTGCGCGCCGTGCGCGGCAACCGCATCACCATGGTGTTCCAGGAGCCCATGAGCTCGCTCAACCCGCTGCACACCATCGAGCAGCAGGTGGGGGAGATGCTCACCCTCCATCGCGGCATGGGCGCGGCCGCCGCGCGGGCGCGGACGCTGGAGCTTCTGGCCGAGGTGGGCATTCCACAGCCGGAGACGCGCCTTTCCGCCTATCCGCACCAGCTCTCCGGCGGCCAGCGCCAGCGGGTGATGATCGCCATGGCGCTGGCCAACGAGCCGGACCTGCTCATCGCCGACGAGCCCACCACCGCCCTCGACGTCACCGTGCAGGCGCAGATCCTCAAGCTGCTGAAGGAGTTGCAGGCGCGCCTCGGCATGGCCATGCTGTTCATCACCCACGACCTGCACATCGTGCGCAAGATCGCCGACCGGGTCTGCGTCATGCAGCGGGGCGAGATCGTGGAGCAGGGCGGGGCGGAGGAGACCTTCCTCCATCCGCGCCATCCCTACACCAAGGCCCTGCTGAAAGCGGAGCCGAAGCCCGATCCCGCCCCCACTTCGCCGGATGCGCCCATCGTGGTGGAGGCGAGCGACCTCAAGGTGCATTTTCCCATCAAGCGCGGCATCCTGCGCAAGACGGTGGGGTTCGTGAAGGCGGTGGACGGTGTCTCCATCGCCATCCGCCGCGGCGAGACGCTGGGGGTGGTGGGCGAATCCGGCTCGGGCAAGACCACGCTCGGCCTCGCGCTGCTGCGGCTCATTTCATCCAAGGGGCCGGTGACCTTCCTCGGCCGGCGCATCGACGGCCTGTCCTTCAAGGGCATGCGGCCCCTGCGCTCGGACATGCAGATCGTGTTCCAGGATCCCTATGGTGCGCTCTCGCCGCGCATGTCGGTGGCGGACATCGTCGGGGAGGGCCTGCTCGTCCACCAGCGCGGGCTCTCGGCGGCCGAGCGGGATGCGCGGGTGGTGGCGGCGCTGGCCGACGTGGGGCTCGACACTTCGAGCCGGCACCGCTATCCGCACGAATTCTCCGGTGGCCAGCGCCAGCGCATCTCCATCGCCCGCGCCATGGCGCTCGAACCCTCCTTCGTGGTGCTGGACGAGCCCACCAGCGCCCTCGACATGATCGTGCAGGCGCAGATCGTGGACCTGCTGCGCGCCCTCCAGAGGAAGCGCGACCTCACCTTCATGTTCATCTCGCACGATTTGCGCGTGGTCTCGGCGCTGGCCAGCCGCATCCTCGTCATGCGCGACGGCAAGATGGTGGAGGAGGGGGCGGCCCGCGAGGTGTTCGAGCGGCCGAGGGAGGCCTACACCCGCGCCCTCTTCGCCGCCGCCTTCGACCTCGAGACCGCCGGGCAGGGCGTGGTGCGCCAGTGA
- a CDS encoding phage terminase small subunit P27 family has protein sequence MKGRKPSTIASTAGALTKAPAPPAWLSPDAKKEWKRCIRPLIERRILTQSDLGQLENYCIAQGRAREIERTLQAAFSLPLCRAQDKALATARQIAAELGLTPMSRSRPTMIEDDDSEDSSDLAL, from the coding sequence GTGAAAGGAAGGAAGCCCAGCACCATCGCCAGCACAGCCGGCGCCCTGACGAAAGCCCCGGCCCCGCCCGCGTGGCTCTCCCCGGACGCGAAAAAGGAATGGAAGCGCTGCATCCGGCCGCTGATCGAGCGTCGCATTCTCACGCAATCCGACCTAGGCCAGCTTGAAAACTACTGCATCGCGCAAGGCCGCGCCCGTGAGATCGAGCGCACGTTGCAGGCCGCGTTCAGCCTGCCCCTGTGCCGCGCACAGGACAAGGCGTTGGCGACGGCGCGCCAGATCGCGGCGGAACTCGGACTGACGCCCATGAGCCGCAGCCGCCCCACCATGATTGAAGACGATGATTCCGAAGACTCATCCGACCTGGCTCTTTGA
- a CDS encoding HdeA/HdeB family chaperone has protein sequence MKHALALILLVGACVPAAAEKWDLSTMTCQQFISSDKPTITVILSWLDGYYKDDDAPPVIDTDRFVANAGKLGEYCAANPQLGLITAADHLFDD, from the coding sequence ATGAAACACGCCCTGGCTCTCATCCTTCTCGTCGGCGCCTGCGTTCCCGCCGCCGCCGAGAAGTGGGACCTCTCCACCATGACCTGCCAGCAGTTCATCTCCAGCGACAAGCCGACCATCACGGTCATCCTGTCCTGGCTCGATGGCTACTATAAGGATGACGACGCGCCGCCGGTGATCGACACCGACCGGTTCGTGGCCAATGCGGGCAAGCTCGGCGAATACTGCGCCGCCAATCCCCAGCTCGGCCTCATCACGGCAGCCGACCACCTGTTCGACGATTGA
- a CDS encoding head-tail connector protein — protein sequence MAVTLNDLKEHLRLSSGDEDAVLSRQLAVASVMIGQKVGGLDQFNGSIPAPIDLAILMYAAHLYSNREATTYGTQVYSLPLGVEDLISAWSFPVPLAIR from the coding sequence ATGGCCGTTACGTTGAATGATCTGAAGGAACACCTTCGCCTTTCCAGTGGCGATGAAGACGCCGTGTTGAGCCGTCAGCTTGCCGTCGCATCGGTCATGATCGGGCAAAAGGTGGGCGGACTCGATCAGTTCAACGGCAGCATCCCGGCTCCGATTGATCTGGCGATTCTGATGTACGCCGCGCACCTCTACAGCAACCGGGAGGCCACCACCTACGGGACGCAGGTTTATTCCCTGCCGCTTGGCGTGGAAGACCTGATTTCGGCTTGGTCCTTCCCCGTGCCGCTGGCAATCCGATGA
- a CDS encoding ABC transporter permease: MPHGQLQPPGETRPAGRFALSPLNRRRLSNFRANRRGYWSFIVFMVLFVVSLGAEFIANDKPVFVSYDGGWYFPVVRAYPETTFGGDFETDADYRDPFLQKLIAEKGGWMIWPPIHFSYSTHNLDLPTPAPSPPTWMLTEAQCKAVALKKGVAGCSGLEYNWLGTDDQGRDVVARLIYGFRISVLFGLILTVISSVVGVAAGAVQGYFGGWVDLLFQRFIEIWTAIPSLYLLLIISSVLVPGFWVLLGILLLFSWVSLVGLVRAEFLRARNFEYVQAARALGVGNLTIMTRHMLPNAMVATLTMLPFILSSSVMTLTALDFLGFGLPPGSPSLGELLSQGKSNIQAPWLGLTGFFTVAVMLSLLIFIGEAVRDAFDPRKTFT, encoded by the coding sequence CTGCCCCACGGACAGCTCCAGCCGCCGGGCGAGACCCGGCCGGCGGGGCGCTTCGCGCTCTCGCCGCTCAACCGGCGGCGCCTGTCCAACTTTCGCGCCAACCGGCGCGGCTACTGGTCGTTCATCGTGTTCATGGTGCTGTTCGTCGTCAGCCTCGGAGCGGAATTCATCGCCAACGACAAGCCGGTCTTCGTCTCCTATGACGGCGGCTGGTACTTCCCCGTGGTGCGGGCCTATCCGGAGACCACATTCGGCGGCGACTTCGAGACGGACGCGGACTATCGCGACCCCTTCCTCCAGAAGCTGATCGCCGAGAAGGGCGGGTGGATGATCTGGCCGCCCATCCACTTCTCCTATTCCACCCACAATCTGGACCTGCCCACCCCCGCGCCCTCTCCGCCCACCTGGATGCTCACCGAGGCGCAGTGCAAGGCGGTGGCGCTGAAGAAGGGCGTCGCCGGCTGTTCGGGGCTCGAATACAACTGGCTCGGCACCGACGACCAGGGCCGGGACGTGGTGGCGCGGCTCATCTACGGCTTCCGCATCTCGGTGCTGTTCGGCCTGATCCTGACGGTGATCTCGTCCGTGGTCGGCGTCGCCGCTGGGGCGGTGCAGGGCTATTTCGGCGGCTGGGTGGACCTCCTGTTCCAGCGCTTCATCGAGATCTGGACGGCCATTCCCTCGCTCTATCTTTTGCTCATCATCTCCTCCGTGCTGGTGCCGGGCTTCTGGGTGCTGCTCGGCATCCTGCTTTTGTTCTCCTGGGTGTCGCTGGTGGGGCTGGTGCGGGCGGAATTCCTGCGCGCGCGCAATTTCGAATATGTGCAGGCGGCCCGGGCGCTGGGCGTCGGCAACCTCACCATCATGACGCGGCACATGCTGCCCAACGCCATGGTGGCGACGCTGACCATGCTGCCCTTCATCCTGTCCTCGTCGGTGATGACGCTGACGGCGCTGGACTTCCTCGGCTTCGGCCTGCCGCCGGGCTCGCCCTCGCTCGGAGAGCTGCTCTCGCAGGGCAAGAGCAACATCCAGGCGCCCTGGCTCGGGCTGACCGGATTCTTCACCGTGGCCGTCATGCTCAGCCTGCTCATCTTCATCGGCGAGGCGGTGCGCGACGCCTTCGATCCGCGCAAGACCTTCACGTGA
- a CDS encoding NUDIX domain-containing protein, whose product MTRTDLPEDRPARADVEGPELLARGFRPYERYRIVLHHEDGSSDVQSRDIIRAGSVVGVLGYDPERELVVLIRQFRFGAHLVHNRGDMVEIVAGIVEQGEGYEAAALRECGEEAGVVPRALIPMLRFVPSPGVSDEFAVLFLGLLDSAALPQQAGAEAETERTYPFAVKLDDALAAVEAGRMINGYVIIALQWLALNRHRLPALLAGVATLAGAATA is encoded by the coding sequence GTGACACGGACCGACCTCCCCGAGGATCGTCCCGCGCGGGCGGACGTGGAAGGCCCCGAGCTGCTGGCAAGGGGCTTTCGTCCCTACGAGCGCTACCGCATCGTGCTCCACCACGAAGACGGGTCCAGCGACGTGCAGTCCCGCGACATCATCCGCGCCGGCAGCGTGGTGGGAGTGCTCGGCTACGACCCGGAGCGGGAGCTCGTGGTGCTCATCCGCCAGTTCCGCTTCGGTGCCCATCTCGTCCACAACCGGGGCGACATGGTGGAGATCGTCGCCGGCATCGTCGAGCAGGGGGAGGGCTACGAGGCCGCGGCCCTGCGCGAATGCGGGGAGGAGGCGGGGGTGGTGCCGCGGGCGCTGATCCCCATGCTCCGCTTCGTGCCTTCGCCGGGGGTGAGCGACGAGTTCGCCGTGCTCTTCCTCGGCCTCCTCGATTCCGCCGCTCTTCCGCAGCAGGCCGGGGCGGAGGCCGAGACGGAGCGCACCTATCCGTTCGCGGTGAAGCTGGATGACGCCCTCGCCGCGGTCGAGGCGGGGCGAATGATCAATGGCTATGTGATCATTGCGCTGCAATGGCTGGCATTGAACCGCCACCGCCTGCCCGCGCTCCTGGCGGGGGTGGCGACCCTGGCCGGGGCGGCGACGGCGTGA
- a CDS encoding tape measure protein — translation MAENDGKLEIGFSVDNSTLERGFRRSQQVADQSLGNIEKRADRAKSRIEKSMAEASSKASKSLADIGSGDTFAAAAARLSGVVAAAFGGRAIVNNLNQWQSLNNALKVAGLSGADLTNTLDRLFVAAQRQNVPLESLVTLFGRATQSAKELGATRDELIQFSEDIATALRVAGTSPEQASGALLQLSQLLGSSRVQAEEFNSVNEAARPILQAVARGIEEAAGSVSKLKALVTDGKISNVAFFRGFQAGVGELREQAASAETTIEQATTKILNAILKMTGEVDKSAGFSKALVAELDSMTEGFQKATDPIKEVVGLLQKLADLQKYISDNGLNLGKKLNQAIFGTDTVTEYLFPPAPKLAGSGGIGSDPDRNYRPQEKAKPIKAADFPVVGGKDGKESIDQYERATRAMNEQTRVLQIEAAAVGRSTFEKQKALDVERLLNAAREAGKTITPQLRAEIEAEADAHARAAQELQNAEHKMEANRELQQEVGSQLSDSIHGLVTGARSLNDVLADVLDNLIKLALQAAILGTGPLAGMFGTSGGGGIVGAVFGGARAGGGDVERGKSYLVGEKGPELFTPGKSGGIVPHDVLRSIRPPTVNVQAAQPAAPAITFAPVVNVTGGGGSLSENRALSDEMVTGLRNLLREEMFEFVRQQQRPRGILHRDQYR, via the coding sequence ATGGCAGAGAACGACGGCAAACTCGAAATTGGCTTTAGCGTCGATAATTCGACGTTGGAACGCGGATTCAGGCGCTCGCAACAGGTTGCCGATCAGTCCCTAGGCAACATCGAAAAGCGCGCGGATCGGGCGAAATCCCGCATTGAAAAGAGCATGGCAGAGGCCAGCAGCAAGGCCAGCAAGAGCCTTGCCGATATCGGGAGCGGCGACACCTTCGCGGCAGCGGCGGCGCGCCTTAGCGGCGTGGTCGCGGCGGCGTTCGGAGGCCGCGCCATCGTGAACAACCTGAATCAGTGGCAATCCCTGAACAATGCGCTGAAGGTTGCCGGCCTTTCGGGTGCGGACCTCACGAACACCCTTGATCGGCTCTTTGTTGCGGCCCAGCGGCAGAACGTGCCGCTTGAATCGCTGGTGACGCTGTTCGGCAGGGCGACGCAATCGGCCAAGGAACTTGGCGCCACGCGTGACGAACTGATTCAGTTCTCCGAGGATATCGCCACCGCGTTGCGCGTCGCCGGCACCTCGCCGGAACAGGCATCCGGTGCGCTCCTTCAGTTGTCGCAGTTGCTCGGCTCCTCGCGCGTTCAGGCGGAGGAATTCAACAGCGTGAACGAGGCCGCCCGGCCGATCCTGCAGGCGGTTGCGCGCGGGATTGAAGAGGCCGCAGGTTCCGTCAGCAAGCTCAAGGCTCTGGTGACTGACGGGAAGATCAGCAACGTCGCGTTTTTCAGGGGCTTTCAGGCTGGCGTCGGCGAGCTTCGCGAACAGGCGGCATCGGCCGAAACGACCATTGAACAGGCCACGACCAAAATCCTGAATGCGATTTTGAAAATGACGGGCGAGGTGGACAAGTCGGCCGGCTTCTCCAAGGCGCTTGTGGCCGAACTCGACAGCATGACCGAGGGCTTTCAAAAGGCGACCGACCCCATCAAGGAGGTTGTCGGCCTTCTGCAAAAGCTCGCCGATCTTCAGAAGTACATTTCCGACAACGGCCTGAACCTCGGCAAGAAGCTGAATCAGGCGATCTTCGGCACAGACACCGTTACGGAATATCTGTTCCCGCCCGCCCCGAAGCTCGCCGGCAGTGGCGGCATCGGCTCCGACCCTGATCGGAATTACCGGCCGCAGGAGAAGGCGAAGCCCATCAAGGCGGCGGATTTCCCCGTTGTGGGCGGGAAGGACGGCAAGGAGTCGATTGACCAATATGAGCGCGCGACCCGCGCCATGAACGAACAAACGCGCGTGCTTCAGATCGAAGCTGCGGCCGTTGGCCGGAGCACCTTTGAGAAGCAGAAGGCGTTGGACGTTGAACGGCTCCTGAACGCCGCGCGTGAGGCTGGAAAGACCATCACGCCGCAGCTTCGCGCCGAGATCGAAGCCGAGGCCGACGCGCACGCCCGCGCAGCGCAGGAGCTTCAGAACGCCGAACACAAGATGGAGGCGAACCGGGAGCTACAGCAGGAAGTCGGGAGCCAGTTGTCGGACTCGATCCATGGGCTTGTGACCGGCGCCCGCTCCCTGAATGACGTGCTCGCCGATGTGCTCGACAACCTGATTAAGCTGGCGCTTCAGGCTGCGATTTTGGGCACCGGCCCCCTTGCCGGCATGTTCGGCACCAGCGGGGGCGGCGGTATCGTCGGCGCCGTGTTCGGGGGCGCCCGCGCTGGTGGTGGCGATGTGGAGCGCGGCAAGTCCTATCTGGTGGGCGAGAAGGGACCGGAGCTTTTCACGCCCGGCAAGTCGGGCGGCATCGTTCCCCATGATGTACTGCGCTCGATCCGGCCGCCAACGGTCAACGTTCAGGCGGCACAGCCTGCGGCGCCGGCCATCACCTTCGCGCCCGTGGTGAACGTCACCGGGGGCGGCGGTTCGCTCTCGGAAAACCGAGCGCTATCAGACGAAATGGTTACGGGACTGCGCAATTTGCTCCGGGAGGAAATGTTCGAGTTCGTGCGGCAGCAGCAGCGCCCGAGAGGCATTCTGCATCGCGATCAGTACCGATAG
- a CDS encoding WYL domain-containing protein produces the protein MNAITSLKTFLADRVELFGAPLYASAGRLSVPADDPHDELAAGHGEDHDPADGQSFAIDYVDHAGNESHRRISVWAVQRNVEGVPILIAKCHERQATRAFRVDRITAITDLDGARREPLSRFFFETFGFVWPKNAIIVPPDEPADVRWDRIRTITRKTGVVLLAALALADGEMGAAEAEEVVFFCERACSAEGLDLTGAERERLAAYVGRLRPTTEAIDGALDTLFESGNEAIATVLKAGLRVVKADGSLRAEEAELLDTYCYALTGRHLL, from the coding sequence ATGAACGCCATCACGTCGCTGAAGACCTTCCTCGCCGACCGCGTGGAGCTGTTCGGCGCGCCGCTCTATGCCTCGGCCGGACGCCTGAGCGTCCCCGCCGACGATCCCCACGACGAGCTCGCCGCGGGCCATGGCGAAGACCACGACCCGGCGGACGGGCAGTCCTTCGCCATCGACTATGTGGACCACGCCGGCAACGAGAGCCATCGCCGGATCTCGGTGTGGGCCGTGCAGCGCAATGTGGAAGGCGTGCCCATCCTCATCGCCAAGTGCCACGAGCGGCAGGCGACGCGGGCCTTCCGGGTGGACCGCATCACCGCCATCACCGACCTGGACGGCGCGCGGCGCGAGCCGCTCTCGCGCTTCTTCTTCGAGACCTTCGGCTTCGTATGGCCGAAGAACGCCATCATCGTGCCGCCGGACGAGCCCGCCGACGTGCGGTGGGACCGGATCCGCACCATCACCCGCAAGACGGGGGTGGTGCTGCTCGCGGCGCTCGCCCTCGCCGATGGGGAAATGGGCGCGGCGGAAGCCGAGGAAGTGGTCTTCTTCTGCGAACGCGCCTGCAGCGCCGAGGGGCTCGACCTCACCGGGGCGGAGCGCGAGCGGCTCGCGGCCTATGTGGGTCGCCTGCGCCCGACCACGGAGGCGATCGACGGTGCCCTCGACACCCTGTTCGAGAGCGGGAACGAGGCCATCGCCACCGTGCTGAAGGCGGGCCTGCGGGTGGTCAAGGCGGACGGCTCGCTCCGTGCGGAGGAGGCCGAACTGCTCGATACCTATTGCTACGCCCTCACCGGGCGGCACCTGCTGTAG
- the gp17 gene encoding tail completion protein gp17, whose translation MSLDPVLALTKMVAERLLASPEFTDLCPPERFVDSYSEPDAGPLVQIGNADWTPPDHYETWHHKVFLDLDVWTRDEDNAVLCRQITGAIARTLSGATWAPWRGDGWIVHGLGVSVTSDRDASEQDLAHATVALDAVMQEVATDA comes from the coding sequence ATGAGCCTCGATCCCGTTCTAGCCCTTACCAAGATGGTCGCGGAACGCCTTCTGGCGTCGCCGGAATTCACCGATCTGTGCCCGCCAGAACGGTTCGTTGATTCCTATTCGGAGCCCGATGCCGGCCCGCTGGTGCAGATCGGCAACGCGGATTGGACCCCGCCCGACCATTACGAGACGTGGCACCACAAGGTGTTTCTAGACCTCGATGTTTGGACTCGCGACGAAGACAACGCGGTTCTCTGTCGCCAGATCACAGGCGCCATTGCCCGCACCCTCTCCGGTGCGACATGGGCGCCTTGGCGTGGTGACGGCTGGATCGTTCATGGCCTTGGCGTGAGCGTCACCAGCGACCGCGACGCCAGCGAACAAGACCTCGCCCACGCGACCGTTGCGCTTGATGCGGTCATGCAGGAGGTGGCGACCGATGCGTGA
- a CDS encoding HK97-gp10 family putative phage morphogenesis protein, protein MSMADQFRAFIAAKEEAIRAEALKAQEASAKEFAREVRRKVPKQSGDLRKSIVVTGPGQRTPAYSRGGARTVPANTFVVTAGNERTRYGHIVEFGSRKMTGRHFWWPTLRRLRSKFRNRRKAALRRAIKR, encoded by the coding sequence ATGAGCATGGCCGATCAATTTCGCGCCTTCATTGCCGCCAAGGAAGAGGCCATCAGGGCAGAAGCCCTGAAGGCACAGGAGGCCAGCGCCAAGGAATTCGCCCGCGAGGTGCGCCGGAAGGTGCCAAAGCAGTCCGGCGACCTGCGCAAGAGCATCGTCGTCACCGGCCCCGGACAGCGCACCCCCGCCTATTCCCGTGGTGGAGCGCGCACCGTCCCCGCGAACACGTTCGTCGTGACCGCAGGCAATGAGCGCACTCGGTACGGCCATATCGTGGAATTCGGCTCCCGGAAGATGACCGGCCGACACTTCTGGTGGCCGACGCTGCGGCGCCTCCGCAGCAAGTTTCGCAACCGCCGCAAGGCCGCGCTGCGGAGGGCGATCAAGCGATGA
- a CDS encoding terminase large subunit produces the protein MIPKTHPTWLFDSSPIPDPFGYGARAVRFLKALRHPESTSPGNSFQVDPWLERLVLAIYGPRHPNGTRIVKRVPMLLPRGNRKTTLCAALALLHTLGPERKPFSEVIAAAADRKQAALVHKQAVDIIRMDKRLINVSKLLDYRHKIISKKHGTFFEAIASDGKTQHGRSPSLIICDELHSWETLKLWNALESAIVKKDPLVILASTAGAGREHIAWAQYEQARRIARGDEVNQTVLPVLFEASADEDWKDERVWFRVNPGLSCVPPYQSISAMRDQAKQAESVPSTKANFLQYNLNVWADNSAAPFVDMGVYDKGADEIDFKALKAEPCWLGIDLSQVYDMTCIVAAWRDGKGGYLVRPWFFLPEEQLMKRATAGYREWTDAGFIEKSPGNAIDYEFFHRRLVEICGELNVQQIGVDPKGANPTLATLTNQGLPVFQFSQANGSMCPAVHELERAIVAGQFQHGGNPVLRWCFENVHTVKTADGYKRFHKGKSELKIDGAVAAAMAVKLAFDSELPGRAIDDAEFIRDFYKDQAA, from the coding sequence ATGATTCCGAAGACTCATCCGACCTGGCTCTTTGATAGCAGCCCAATTCCCGACCCCTTTGGATATGGCGCGCGTGCGGTGCGCTTCCTAAAGGCGCTACGGCACCCGGAAAGCACCTCACCCGGCAACTCCTTTCAGGTGGACCCGTGGCTAGAGCGGCTTGTGCTCGCCATCTATGGCCCGCGCCATCCTAACGGGACCCGCATCGTAAAACGGGTTCCCATGCTCCTGCCTCGCGGCAACCGGAAAACGACCCTCTGCGCTGCCCTCGCGCTACTGCATACCCTTGGACCTGAGCGGAAGCCGTTTAGTGAGGTTATTGCTGCGGCTGCAGATCGCAAACAGGCCGCGCTTGTTCACAAACAAGCCGTCGATATTATCCGGATGGATAAGCGGCTCATAAATGTGAGTAAATTGCTCGATTATCGGCACAAGATCATTTCGAAAAAGCATGGTACATTTTTCGAAGCGATCGCGAGTGATGGGAAAACGCAGCACGGGCGTAGCCCATCCCTAATCATTTGTGACGAACTTCATAGCTGGGAAACGCTCAAGCTGTGGAATGCTCTAGAGAGTGCGATCGTTAAGAAAGACCCACTGGTCATCCTCGCATCGACGGCAGGAGCGGGACGCGAGCATATCGCGTGGGCTCAGTATGAGCAGGCCCGGCGCATCGCTCGCGGCGACGAGGTGAATCAGACCGTTCTCCCGGTGCTTTTCGAGGCCAGCGCCGACGAAGATTGGAAGGACGAACGGGTATGGTTCCGCGTGAACCCCGGCCTTTCATGCGTGCCGCCCTATCAGTCGATTTCCGCCATGCGGGATCAGGCGAAGCAGGCTGAAAGCGTCCCCAGCACCAAGGCCAATTTCCTTCAGTACAACCTGAACGTTTGGGCCGACAATTCGGCCGCCCCGTTCGTTGACATGGGCGTGTATGACAAGGGCGCCGATGAGATCGATTTCAAGGCGCTGAAGGCCGAACCGTGCTGGCTCGGAATCGACCTTTCGCAGGTTTATGACATGACCTGCATTGTCGCCGCTTGGCGTGACGGAAAAGGCGGATACTTGGTCCGGCCTTGGTTCTTCCTTCCCGAAGAACAGCTTATGAAGCGCGCCACGGCAGGCTATCGCGAGTGGACGGATGCCGGCTTCATTGAGAAGTCGCCCGGCAATGCGATTGACTATGAGTTTTTCCATCGACGGCTTGTGGAAATCTGCGGCGAGCTGAACGTGCAACAGATCGGCGTTGATCCGAAGGGCGCCAATCCCACGCTCGCGACGCTGACAAATCAGGGCTTGCCGGTATTCCAGTTCTCGCAGGCAAACGGCAGCATGTGCCCGGCCGTGCATGAGCTAGAGCGCGCCATCGTTGCCGGACAGTTTCAGCATGGCGGCAACCCCGTCCTGCGCTGGTGCTTTGAGAACGTCCACACCGTGAAGACGGCAGACGGCTACAAACGATTCCACAAGGGCAAGTCTGAACTGAAAATCGACGGCGCCGTTGCTGCGGCCATGGCCGTAAAGCTCGCATTTGACAGCGAGTTGCCCGGCCGCGCCATCGATGATGCTGAATTCATTCGCGACTTCTACAAAGATCAGGCGGCATAA
- a CDS encoding phage head completion protein, whose product MRDVAVRAGALLEKLTIERGEAATGAYRNQVTVWTPRFDIRAELLEDVREEEPTEAGSRITIKASFLIRYVADLKMTDRLIWGGERFNIVGLKVLGRRQAIQIDAKRIGP is encoded by the coding sequence ATGCGTGATGTAGCCGTGCGCGCTGGCGCCCTCTTGGAAAAGCTCACCATTGAACGCGGCGAGGCCGCGACCGGTGCCTATCGCAATCAGGTGACTGTCTGGACGCCGCGCTTCGATATTCGCGCCGAACTCCTCGAAGACGTTCGGGAGGAAGAGCCCACGGAAGCCGGCTCCCGGATCACCATCAAGGCCAGCTTTCTCATTCGCTATGTGGCCGATCTGAAGATGACCGACCGGCTGATTTGGGGCGGCGAGCGCTTCAACATCGTCGGCCTGAAGGTGCTCGGCAGGCGGCAGGCCATCCAGATCGACGCGAAGAGGATCGGCCCGTGA